The Sinomicrobium kalidii region TATAACCATCACAACCAAGACCCCTCCGGCCTATATACAGGCCAATAGTGCCGGGAAGTTGACTGAACTTTTTGTACAGGCAGACGAGTCTGTCCGGGAGAATGAGATCCTTGCGGAAATAGAAAATACCGCAGATCTCCGGGATGTTTACCATCTGAAAAAACAACTGGCAAATTTTACACCCCGTCTGATAGCACCAGATTCCATACAGAAAATATTTCCGCCCCATCTGAAACTGGGAAGTATCCGGCAGGCCTACACCAGTTTCGTTTCGCAATACCAGAGATATGTGCTTTTCAATACCCTCGAACCGAACAAAAACGAAGTTGTTGCCGCTACACAGCAAATCGAGGAACAGTATGAGTTGCTGGCCAAGCAACAAAACCAGCTGGAACTCTTTGCAGAGGAACTCGTGCTTTCGGAATCCGAATATGCCAGGAACAAGGCCTTGCTGGATAAAGGCGTGATTTCCCGATCGGAGTTTGATGCTATTTCAAGGAGTTATCTTGCCGACAAACAGCGGTATGAAAACCTGAAAAGTTCCGTATCCAATACACGTATAGCCATTGCTTCCCTGAGTGGCAGTAAAACGCAATCTACCATTACCGGGAAGGAACTGGGCTACAGTTACCGGCAGGAATTGCAGGGGAGCCTGGAAACCCTGAAGAACGAAATCCATAACTGGGAACTCACCTATATATTAAAAAGCCCCATGAAAGGCAAGGTGACCATGTTTGATATACGCCACAAATACCAGAATGTAAAGGCGGGCGATATTGTGTTTACCGTGGTGCCCGAAGAAAGGGATTCCCTGATAGGGCAGGTCACCATGCCGGTACAGAATTCCGGAAAGGTAAAGGTAGGGCAGGAGGTCATCATAAAACTGGACAACTATCCTTATGAAGAATGGGGGAGCCTTCGGGGGCAGATTGTCGATATTTCTGCGGTGCCAAAAAAGGGAGAGGCCATGTATTCCATCTATGTTAATGTAGGGAGCCTGGAAACCTCTTTTGACAAAAAACTCGAATTCCGCCAGGAAATGCAGGGCAATGCGGAAATTATTACGGAAGAACTCAGTATCCTGCAACGGATTTTTTATCAACTTAATAAAATATTTTCACGGAATTAGATCGTTTTGTTATTTTTTTGTTATCTTGGAAGACCAAATCTTAAAATTCAACAACCATGAAAAAAAGAAGTCTCAAATCACTTAAACTTAACAAAAAGACGATTTCCGGTTTCAATCCCGAAAAAATAAAAGGAGGGGACTGGCCCACTTATGGCTGTGGGGATTCCTGGCCACCGGCATGTTCTCAGGCAAGGCCGTGTATAGGTTAAAAAGGATCCTTAATTCCCCCGGTCCCGGGGGGATATTTTATTGTTTTATATTTTATTAGCGAAAACAGGAAAAAGAAAGAATGTGATTGGAGCTATCTGTTCTTTTCTGTCTGTTTTTTATCCTGTTGTTTTAAGCAAAACCATTTTTTATTGTGAAAAAAAGAAGCTTAAAGGCGTTAAAAATCAACAAACAAACCACTTCCAGTTTTGCTCCTGAGATGTTAAAAGGAGGAGGACCTACCAAAGGCAATGACAGTAACCGGGATATTTATGGCTGTGGAGATTCCTAACCTTCGGTCTGTTCTGCTGAGACGCCATGTGTCGGTTGAGAAGCTCTTTGTGTTTTACTTCGTACTTAACCGAGGTAAAAATGGAATGTGGAGGATAGAGGTCATCTAAATTCGCAGTTCTTTGTTCTCTACTCTATTTTCTGTATTAACTTTAAACAGATATGCATGAAAAAAAAGAACCTGAAGAATCTGGGATTAAAAAAAATGGTGGTTAGTCGTTTAAATTCGCGAACCGCCAATGAACTCCTTGGAGGAGCAACCAGAGCTGGGGGAACATGTGAAATCATGGGTCCTTCTGATGGCTCACCATGTTGGATTTGTACCAGGTAATGGTAATAGTGAGTTTTTTTATGGAAAAACTTACCTTAGATTAATCAGTTAAACTCTTTCTCAATCAATTTATTATGAAAAAAAGAAGCCTTAAATCACTTAAACTTAACAAAAAGACAATCTCCAGCTTTTCTCCCGAAAAATTAAAAGGAGGCGAAGACTGGACAAGTCCGGCCTGTACCGGATCCTGGCCTCCGGAATGTACCGTGGCAAGACCATGTGTAGGGTAAACGTGTTTTTTATGACACGGCATACAGTTAATTTTTTTATCCCGAATTCTAACAAATCATTACCATGAAAAAAAGAAGTTTAAAAACACTTAAATTAAACAAACAGACCATCTCCGACCTCAATTCGGAAAAAATCAAGGGCGGAGATTGGATAAGTTATGGCTGCGGCAAGACCTGGTGGCCGGTTTGTAACCCTGCTACAATGGAAAATTGCGCCCCTGCCACTGGCGACGGTAATTGCGGGGGGACTACTGGTGGCTGCCCGTAGACCTTACATTTTCTGAATTGAACATACGTAACCATCTCCGATCTCTCGATTGGAGGTGGTTTTGTTTTTAGTGTTAATTTTTAACAAAAAACGTGTATTTCTGTTTGATTTTTTTAACTTGGAAGATATTAACCAAAAACAACCGTAATTATGAAAAAAAAGAAACTTACCGGAAAACTTATCCTGAAAAAAGAAAGAATATCCAACCTTAATGCAATAAAGGGAGGGAACGAAACAGCCATAGGCTGTAATACGGATGAGTATGCCGACTGTGGCACCAACGATTGTGGTACGGGAGGATGTGGCACGGGTAATTGCGGCACAGATGGTTGTGTCACAGCATATAATTGCACAACCGATGCTCATCCGCTTACCGACCCCATTCATTGCAGAACATGTGGTCCTTGTGTATAAACAGGAATTTTTATCATACCTGTTTTCAAAGCTATATTTGATTTTTTTGAATATAGCTTTGTTGTTTTGTAATAAGATATACGTCCCTGCCATTTGTTTTCATTAATACCTACTAAAGAGAAACATGAAAAAAAAAGAACTTCTTCACCATAAACTTGCAGAAATAAGCGAGGTCCTCAGGGGAAAATACAAAGAAAGCGACCAGACCGGTGTTTTAGCCGGAACTTCCGGGATTGCCCTGTTCCAGTTCTACTATTCCAAATTCCTGGATACCGACGAATTTGCAGACACGGGAGTGGAAATACTTACCGATTGTATAGAACGCATAAATAACGGCTATGGTTTTCCAACCTATTGTTCCGGACTTGCAGGGACAGGCTGGGTAATTGACCACCTGGAACAACAGGATTTTATGGATGCCGGAGGGGACGAATTACTCGCCGAACTTGACAACTACCTGCACAATGTAATGGTTTCCGATATAAAAGAGGCTAACTACGATTTCCTGCACGGTGCGTTGGGTTACGGGTTTTATTTTTTAAAACGATATGAGAATACCACCTCTGTCCTGCAGAAAAAACAGTATGAAAATTACCTCTCTGAATTGATCACCCTTTTGAACGAATTGGCTGAAACCGATGGAAATAAGGTTAGGTGGTTGTCTGTGCTAGACAGGGAAACCGGAGAAAAAGGCTATAACCTGAGTTTGTCTCACGGGATGTCCAGCATTGTAAATTTTTTGGCACGGCTCCGCAAACACGATATTTTCAGAAATCAAACAGACTCCATGTTGAAAGGAGGGATTGCATATATTTTAAGTCATAAGAGTGATGATAACAATTCAGCCTCCCTCTTCCCCAGTTGGGTACAGAATGAAGGAGACGATGGCAGGGCAAGCCGCCTGGCCTGGTGTTACGGGGACCTGGGAGTGGGCGTTTCCCTGTGGCAGGCTGCAAAGAGCCTGGATGATAAAGAACTGGGAAATACCGCAGTGGAAACTCTCCGGCATGCGGCCCGAAGGACTTCTCCCGAAAGCAGTATGGTCAGGGATGCCGGCGTTTGCCACGGCTCTTTCGGCAATGCACAGATATTTAATCGTATGCATGCCGAAACCGGAGAAGAAGCATTCCGTAAAGCGGCAGCCTTCTGGATAAAAGACGGATTGGAAAAAGCAGTCCACAAAGATGGTTATGCCGGTTATAAACAATGGAAAGGGATGGATGCCGAATGGTGTGGTGAATTGGCGCTTCTGGAAGGTATTGCAGGTATAGGGTTGAGTATTATCAGTTACCTTTCCGGAGATAATTCATGGGACGAGTGTTTGATGATCGGGTAGAATATTGCAATATTATAACATAAATAACTGACTATCAGTTTTTGTAATTACTGTGAGTAAAAATATTTAAAAAAGCAATGAAATGAAAAACAGTAATCTTAAGGAGTATATCAGAAGGGGATTTGGTGTTTTGCTTATAATATATTGTGTGTCGCCTCTTTTGGCGCAGAAGCAACAGCAAATTGACAACCTGACTGCCTTTGCCAAGGTTTACGGTTACGTAAAATATTTTCACCCCAGTGACGAAGCCTATACCATGAACTGGGATGATTTTGCGATTTACGGGGCGGAACAGGTGGAAAAATGTAAATCGAAGAAAGAATTGATGGCTACACTCAGGAAACTCTTTAAACCTGTAGCACCTTCAATTAATTTTTATGAAGATAAAGCCAGGTTCAAGTTTAATATGGATCAAATTACTCCAAGGGATTTAAAGGGATATGAGTTAACGTATTGGCAACACAAAGGTGTTGGTTTTAATATGTATGTTCATTATGAAAATTCCCCTTATCATAGTGTCAGGGTGAACGGTATGATGAATGTTAGGGAAGCTGATCAATACGGAAAATTAAACATGACGATTGATGCAGAACAATACCGGGGAAAGGAAATAAAATATACCGCCTGGGTTAAAATGAAGGAAGGGATCAGGGGAACCGGTCATCTGAGATTACAGGTAATTGATTCGGACGGGGCAACTTCTTTTCATGATGGAATGTTGAAACGACCTGTAAAGGATAACGAATGGAAACAATATGAAATAATCGGTAAGGTAGATTCGTCTGCAACAACCATTGTATTGGGTGGGGCACTGAAAGGAAAAGGACAGATGTTCCTGGATGAGGCCAGATTGTCTTATAAAGAAGGTGAGGTATGGTTGGATATCCCAGTTAAAGACAACAGCTTTGAAGCTTTGGTCTTAACTTCGACAGCAAATAATAGGGGGCAATGGAGTTATAAAGGGAATGGCTATGATTTTGATATTTCCAAGGAAGAATATCAGAAAGGGAAAAAATCAGCAGTAATAACATTCACTAATAAAGTGGAGCAGGAAAAAGGAAAGCAAATATTTGATTATAAACCGGAATTTGGAGAATTGACAGAAAAACGGATAGGTAAAGGCATGTTCTGCAGTATCCCGCTTGTCCTGTACCGTAATGATAATGGTACCTATCCCGCTGCTGATAAAAAGGAGACGGAACGGCTTATACAGGATACGGAAAATGTGAGTTTACAACCGGAAACACTGGCTTTCCGGTTGGGGAACATCATAAACACATACAATGTATTCAGGCATTTTTATCCATATTTTGATGAAATAGATGTGAATTGGGATAAAGAATTGGAAAAAGCACTGTTGCGATGCTATACCGATAAAACTGAAAATGACCACCTGATAACCCTGCAGAAATTTACCGCACCCCTTAGGGACGGGCATATTAATATTTCGGGTGGATCTCTTGGAAATTATCTGCCGCCGATTCTATGGGAATGGATAGAGGAAAGACTGGTGATAACCGATGTGACGGAGGAGGGGGTTCCTCTAAAAGCAGGAGATATAGTGACACAAATCGACGGACTGGATGCCGGGGAATATTTTGAGGAGATAAATTCAAGGATATCGGCCGGAACCAAAGGCTGGCGGGATTATGTAGCCGCTTATCTGAGCCTGGAAGGAAAAAAGGATTCTAAAATGGTGATTACGGTAAATGACCGGGATATAGCACTTGTACGGAAAAGCACTTATCACAAAAAAGGCCCTCAGTCTACAGCCTGGAAGCCGGAATACAAATACATAAATGACAGTGTTATTTACCTGAACATTACTAAAATAAAGATGGAGAGCATTAACAGGTTGATGCCTGAACTGGAAAAAATGAAATCTATTATATGTGATTTAAGGGGATACCCCAATCGTAATCATAAATTTATATCTCATCTTTTAAAAGTAAACGACACCGCAAAATCTTGGATGCGGATACCTGAAATAGTCTATCCAGATCAACAGCACTTGGTAGGATATTGGGGGAATGAACCATTTCTTAAACGCAAAAAACCTTATTTAGGAGACAAGCAAATTATTTTTATCATTAATGGGGAGGCTATAAGTTATGCAGAAACATATATGTGTCTTATTGAGGGGTATAAATTAGCTACCATTATTGGACAACCAACAGCTGGAACAGACGGTAATTACAATCTTTTTAAACTGCCAGGAGGATATGGTGTAAAGTGGACAGGAATGAAAATGGTGAAACTCGATGGCTCACAACTACATGCGGTAGGTATTATTCCGGATATTTATGTCAATAAGACTATAGAAGGTGTCAAAGCAGGAAAGGACGAATTATTGGAAAAGGCTATTGATATGACAAGCGGGCATAACAGTTCGAAATAGAGATATTCATCAAGTATTAACCTGCTAAAGAAAAAGATGTTTTTTTAGTACCTTAACGCACCCAACCCAAAATCCGAACAATGAACAAAAACCCGTATAACTACTTCTCCAATTATGTTTTGAGAGCTCCGCTGCTCTCAGTAGATTTTTATAAAAACCTCACCCGGGATAAAGATATCACAGACAGGAAATTAAGGGAACTGTTCGAAAACCCTTTGATAAAGGAAGCGGTTTTCCTGGCATCCCCCCCTTTGTACGAAGAGCTGGAACGCTGGGCAGAAGGGGAGGTCACAGATCAGAAAAAGACGGAAAAACTAAAGCATTCCTTTCTCAAATACCTCTCGCGGATGTCGTCGCGCTGTACGCCTTTCGGACTTTTTGCCGGATGTTGTGTGGGGCAGCTCGGGGAAGAGACCAGATTAAAACTCGAGGGGGCTCAAAACAATCGCCGTCACACACGTCTCGATATGAACTACCTGGTGGCTCTTTCACAGGATCTGGTAAAGAATAAAAATATCCGGGAGCAGCTGCTTTTCTATCCGAATTCCAGTATATACCGTGCCGGGGAGCAATTGCGGTATGTTGAATACAAGTACGCCAACAGCAAACGGCACCATCACATTGTAGCCGTGGATGACTCTGAATACCTTTCCGGGATACTGGAAAAAGCATCTCGGGGTGCTTTACTGAAAGACCTTGCCCAAACCCTGGTTGATGAAGAGATCACTTATGAAGAAGCTGCGGGGTTCCTGGAAGAACTGGTGGACAACCAGCTACTCATCAGTGAACTGGAACCTTCGGTTTCCGGACCGGAATTTCTGGAGCAGATACGGGGAGTATTGAAGAAACTGGAAGGTACTGGAAAGATACTGGACATTCTGAACCGGGCAGGTGCCGGAATAAAGGAACTGGATCAGAAAACAGGAAATCTTCCCGAAGCATATATCGAACTCAGTGAATTTTTAAAACAACTGGAAACCGGGTTCGAATTAAAATTCCTTTTTCAGACCGACATGATCCTGGAAGCCGAAAAAAACACCCTGGACAAGTCTGTTGCGGATGATGTAAAGAAGGGGATCGCTTTTTTGAATAAGATAACTCTGCCTCCGAAAAGTACAATACTGGACCAGTTCAAAACTGCCTTTTACGAACGCTTTGAAGAACGGGAAGTCCCTCTTTCCAGGGCATTGGATGTGGAAATGGGCATAGGCTACAAACAAGACCAGGGTGCGGGTGATGTAAGCCCGCTCGTAGATGATATCGTGCTTCCCGGAAAGAAACCCAAACACGAAGTTTCCGAAGTAATGTGGAGCCCCGTACATGACATACTCCGGAAAAAACTGGTCCGGGCCCTGGTTGAAAATGCGTATTGCATAAATCTGGACGATGAAGATTTTAAGGAATTTGAAGAAAACTGGGAAGATCTGCCCGATACCGTCTCTACCATGGTGGAAATCGTGGAAGAAGATGGTTGTACGAAAATCCGGATGGGAAGCGCCGGAGGCTCCAGTGCTGCCAACCTGCTCGGGCGTTTTTGCCACGGAGATGAAAAGCTGGATGCCCATACTCGCGAGATTGTCGGTACGGAAACCAGGGTTAACAGTGACAAAGTG contains the following coding sequences:
- a CDS encoding lanthionine synthetase C family protein, with product MKKKELLHHKLAEISEVLRGKYKESDQTGVLAGTSGIALFQFYYSKFLDTDEFADTGVEILTDCIERINNGYGFPTYCSGLAGTGWVIDHLEQQDFMDAGGDELLAELDNYLHNVMVSDIKEANYDFLHGALGYGFYFLKRYENTTSVLQKKQYENYLSELITLLNELAETDGNKVRWLSVLDRETGEKGYNLSLSHGMSSIVNFLARLRKHDIFRNQTDSMLKGGIAYILSHKSDDNNSASLFPSWVQNEGDDGRASRLAWCYGDLGVGVSLWQAAKSLDDKELGNTAVETLRHAARRTSPESSMVRDAGVCHGSFGNAQIFNRMHAETGEEAFRKAAAFWIKDGLEKAVHKDGYAGYKQWKGMDAEWCGELALLEGIAGIGLSIISYLSGDNSWDECLMIG
- a CDS encoding HlyD family secretion protein, with the protein product MSDTKDKKKKIDQLDERSDQVKEILGEAPSWMIRWGTTLVFIIVLFIIVGSALIRYDDIIMARITITTKTPPAYIQANSAGKLTELFVQADESVRENEILAEIENTADLRDVYHLKKQLANFTPRLIAPDSIQKIFPPHLKLGSIRQAYTSFVSQYQRYVLFNTLEPNKNEVVAATQQIEEQYELLAKQQNQLELFAEELVLSESEYARNKALLDKGVISRSEFDAISRSYLADKQRYENLKSSVSNTRIAIASLSGSKTQSTITGKELGYSYRQELQGSLETLKNEIHNWELTYILKSPMKGKVTMFDIRHKYQNVKAGDIVFTVVPEERDSLIGQVTMPVQNSGKVKVGQEVIIKLDNYPYEEWGSLRGQIVDISAVPKKGEAMYSIYVNVGSLETSFDKKLEFRQEMQGNAEIITEELSILQRIFYQLNKIFSRN
- a CDS encoding S41 family peptidase, translating into MKNSNLKEYIRRGFGVLLIIYCVSPLLAQKQQQIDNLTAFAKVYGYVKYFHPSDEAYTMNWDDFAIYGAEQVEKCKSKKELMATLRKLFKPVAPSINFYEDKARFKFNMDQITPRDLKGYELTYWQHKGVGFNMYVHYENSPYHSVRVNGMMNVREADQYGKLNMTIDAEQYRGKEIKYTAWVKMKEGIRGTGHLRLQVIDSDGATSFHDGMLKRPVKDNEWKQYEIIGKVDSSATTIVLGGALKGKGQMFLDEARLSYKEGEVWLDIPVKDNSFEALVLTSTANNRGQWSYKGNGYDFDISKEEYQKGKKSAVITFTNKVEQEKGKQIFDYKPEFGELTEKRIGKGMFCSIPLVLYRNDNGTYPAADKKETERLIQDTENVSLQPETLAFRLGNIINTYNVFRHFYPYFDEIDVNWDKELEKALLRCYTDKTENDHLITLQKFTAPLRDGHINISGGSLGNYLPPILWEWIEERLVITDVTEEGVPLKAGDIVTQIDGLDAGEYFEEINSRISAGTKGWRDYVAAYLSLEGKKDSKMVITVNDRDIALVRKSTYHKKGPQSTAWKPEYKYINDSVIYLNITKIKMESINRLMPELEKMKSIICDLRGYPNRNHKFISHLLKVNDTAKSWMRIPEIVYPDQQHLVGYWGNEPFLKRKKPYLGDKQIIFIINGEAISYAETYMCLIEGYKLATIIGQPTAGTDGNYNLFKLPGGYGVKWTGMKMVKLDGSQLHAVGIIPDIYVNKTIEGVKAGKDELLEKAIDMTSGHNSSK
- a CDS encoding lantibiotic dehydratase family protein, with amino-acid sequence MNKNPYNYFSNYVLRAPLLSVDFYKNLTRDKDITDRKLRELFENPLIKEAVFLASPPLYEELERWAEGEVTDQKKTEKLKHSFLKYLSRMSSRCTPFGLFAGCCVGQLGEETRLKLEGAQNNRRHTRLDMNYLVALSQDLVKNKNIREQLLFYPNSSIYRAGEQLRYVEYKYANSKRHHHIVAVDDSEYLSGILEKASRGALLKDLAQTLVDEEITYEEAAGFLEELVDNQLLISELEPSVSGPEFLEQIRGVLKKLEGTGKILDILNRAGAGIKELDQKTGNLPEAYIELSEFLKQLETGFELKFLFQTDMILEAEKNTLDKSVADDVKKGIAFLNKITLPPKSTILDQFKTAFYERFEEREVPLSRALDVEMGIGYKQDQGAGDVSPLVDDIVLPGKKPKHEVSEVMWSPVHDILRKKLVRALVENAYCINLDDEDFKEFEENWEDLPDTVSTMVEIVEEDGCTKIRMGSAGGSSAANLLGRFCHGDEKLDAHTREIVGTETRVNSDKVLAEIVHLPESRVGNILMRPALRGYEIPYLAKSVLPEEGQLPIEDLRISVKYGRNIRLRSEKLNKEVVPHLTNAHNYSSNSLPIYHFLCDMQTQGLRGGVGLNLGPFAGEYTFIPRIAYGNLILSEATWNLKKEDIEPLKKRIKDDDKPEEAIETFRKERKIPQYVMLADGDNELLINFKNLTSVRMLLDTVKKRQGFKLTEFFFGKNGVVKDRDGAYYANQVVLSFYNSEKLKNER